A stretch of Caenibius tardaugens NBRC 16725 DNA encodes these proteins:
- a CDS encoding helix-turn-helix transcriptional regulator, with protein sequence MKHLSLPAPRVVSIPVARELLRYVAKTGDDVDALVRRAQLPHPAKALLDPRWTGQLSRHEFSALYAEATWALDAHAARQEGREPLAKQEFDLFCQCLITCRTLRDVIARATAFQTMLIPRMGRLELIEEGDVAEFRMVTFRTRRNVSAYVSDLTGLSTHHRLFSWLIGDDIRILSVGFRYPPLVSRECASRLMLHPVRHHAPENSLRFPAHYLALPVVRTPAELDRLLERFPFDLEEIRSKEAPLSEKVRVVLHSALAQGEPLPTGVALARQFHLSSATLKRRLAEEGFTLVDLKNACRGDLAEALLGDGGLSIGDIAQRVGFSDSATFSRAFRQWTGQSPGAWRHRARAASGESSAR encoded by the coding sequence GTGAAGCACCTTTCGCTGCCCGCACCACGCGTGGTTTCCATTCCGGTCGCGCGCGAACTGCTGCGTTATGTCGCAAAAACGGGTGATGACGTGGATGCGTTGGTGCGCCGGGCGCAACTGCCCCATCCTGCCAAGGCGCTGCTCGATCCGCGCTGGACGGGGCAATTGTCGCGGCACGAATTTTCCGCACTCTACGCCGAAGCCACCTGGGCGCTGGATGCCCATGCCGCCCGGCAGGAAGGGCGCGAACCGCTGGCCAAGCAGGAATTCGACCTGTTCTGCCAATGCCTGATCACCTGTCGCACGCTCCGGGACGTGATCGCGCGGGCCACCGCGTTTCAGACGATGCTGATCCCGCGCATGGGCCGCCTGGAACTGATCGAGGAAGGCGATGTGGCGGAATTCCGCATGGTCACCTTTCGGACCCGGCGCAATGTCAGCGCCTATGTTTCCGATCTGACTGGCCTGTCGACGCATCACCGGCTGTTCAGCTGGCTGATCGGGGATGACATTCGCATCCTTTCGGTGGGCTTTCGCTATCCCCCGCTCGTCAGCCGCGAATGCGCCTCGCGCCTGATGCTGCATCCGGTGCGCCACCATGCGCCGGAGAACAGCCTGCGGTTCCCCGCGCATTATCTCGCATTGCCCGTGGTGCGGACACCCGCCGAACTCGACCGGCTGCTCGAACGCTTCCCCTTCGATCTGGAGGAGATTCGTTCCAAGGAAGCGCCGCTTTCGGAAAAGGTGCGGGTGGTGCTGCATTCGGCGCTGGCGCAGGGGGAACCCTTGCCCACAGGGGTTGCTCTTGCCCGCCAGTTTCACCTGAGCTCCGCCACCTTGAAACGGCGGCTGGCCGAAGAAGGGTTTACGCTGGTCGATCTCAAAAATGCCTGTCGGGGCGATCTGGCGGAGGCCTTGCTGGGGGATGGGGGATTGAGCATCGGCGATATCGCGCAGCGCGTAGGGTTCAGCGATTCCGCCACATTCAGCCGCGCATTCCGGCAATGGACCGGCCAGTCGCCGGGGGCGTGGCGCCATCGCGCGCGCGCGGCAAGCGGCGAGTCTTCCGCGCGTTGA
- a CDS encoding SDR family NAD(P)-dependent oxidoreductase has translation MKRDLLDQAEQADFGPRLHSPANGVVITGGASGIGLATAYALAAVGRPVALWDINADGVARAAEAITARYGVKALGLAVDLRNPQAVTPAALATREAVGVIGGLVHAAGTAEATYIDGVTPENWDSGINLHVRPLILLTQAFREDLRATPGAAIVAVASINATLGNGIIPIYSAAKGAVISLVRSMADELAADGIRINTVSPGNVDTPIVAPVKRSMPGHFERRIMMGRYGEPDELGRVIRFLLSDEASYMTSSEIVVDGGNIHSQRQ, from the coding sequence ATGAAAAGGGATCTGCTGGATCAGGCGGAACAGGCAGACTTTGGCCCCCGGCTGCATTCACCCGCGAACGGGGTGGTGATCACCGGTGGTGCTTCGGGTATCGGTTTGGCCACGGCTTATGCACTGGCCGCCGTGGGGCGCCCTGTGGCCTTGTGGGATATCAACGCGGATGGCGTGGCCCGCGCGGCAGAGGCGATTACCGCGCGGTATGGGGTGAAGGCTCTCGGGCTCGCCGTGGATTTGCGCAACCCGCAGGCCGTTACCCCGGCCGCCCTGGCCACGCGCGAAGCCGTGGGCGTAATTGGCGGTCTGGTCCATGCGGCGGGTACGGCAGAGGCGACTTATATCGACGGGGTAACCCCGGAAAACTGGGATTCCGGCATCAACCTGCACGTACGCCCACTGATCCTGCTGACACAGGCCTTCCGCGAAGACCTGCGGGCCACACCCGGTGCGGCGATTGTCGCCGTGGCGTCGATCAACGCCACGCTGGGCAATGGCATCATCCCGATTTACTCCGCCGCGAAAGGTGCGGTGATCTCGCTTGTCCGTTCGATGGCCGATGAACTGGCGGCCGATGGTATCCGCATCAACACGGTCAGCCCGGGCAATGTCGACACGCCGATCGTTGCGCCGGTCAAACGGTCGATGCCGGGCCATTTCGAACGGCGGATCATGATGGGGCGTTACGGAGAACCGGATGAACTGGGCCGTGTCATCCGGTTCCTGCTGTCGGATGAGGCAAGCTACATGACCTCGTCTGAAATTGTCGTCGATGGCGGCAATATCCATTCACAGCGCCAGTAA
- a CDS encoding RidA family protein, whose product MNTGIVRSNPPGMAFPGMSQAIRCGDWVTVSGQVALRDGQVVGIGDAAEQARQCFANIEAALMAADVTLGDVVNLRCYLVERAAYGGYAAVKNALFADNPPCSTAVIISGLLLPDLLMEVEATAYAPLPQQG is encoded by the coding sequence ATGAACACGGGGATCGTGCGGAGCAATCCGCCCGGCATGGCCTTTCCGGGAATGAGCCAGGCCATTCGTTGCGGGGACTGGGTGACGGTATCGGGGCAGGTGGCGCTGCGCGACGGGCAGGTGGTGGGCATTGGCGATGCGGCCGAACAGGCCCGGCAATGCTTCGCTAATATCGAAGCCGCGCTGATGGCGGCGGATGTCACGCTGGGCGATGTCGTCAATTTGCGGTGTTATCTTGTCGAACGCGCTGCCTATGGCGGTTACGCGGCGGTCAAGAATGCCCTGTTCGCGGATAATCCGCCCTGTTCGACAGCGGTGATCATTTCCGGGCTGCTGCTGCCCGATCTTCTGATGGAAGTGGAAGCCACGGCCTATGCGCCGCTTCCGCAACAGGGATAA
- a CDS encoding PaaI family thioesterase: MSDTAFAFTPAQQGFIDAALGSGYNLWSGIRLLEARRGFARVAFRPRAEMLTPWGTLNGSVMNGLVEVPSFVALVTELAESELPVTSDIFIQHARPMPGDVEYVMEGTLLRRGRTMAWTDVTVLVDGKPVTYARITKTIVPR; the protein is encoded by the coding sequence ATGTCCGATACGGCATTTGCATTCACACCGGCGCAACAGGGCTTCATCGATGCGGCCCTGGGCAGCGGTTACAATCTGTGGAGCGGTATACGTCTGCTCGAGGCGCGCCGCGGGTTTGCGCGCGTGGCGTTCCGTCCGCGCGCCGAAATGCTCACCCCGTGGGGAACGCTCAACGGCTCGGTCATGAACGGGCTGGTCGAGGTGCCTTCGTTCGTGGCGCTGGTGACCGAACTGGCAGAGAGCGAACTGCCTGTCACGAGCGATATCTTTATCCAGCACGCCCGCCCCATGCCCGGCGATGTGGAATATGTGATGGAGGGCACCCTGCTGCGCCGGGGGCGGACGATGGCGTGGACCGATGTGACTGTTCTGGTGGATGGCAAGCCGGTGACTTACGCCCGGATCACCAAGACCATTGTGCCCCGCTGA
- a CDS encoding sugar phosphate isomerase/epimerase family protein encodes MVQPIIHSLRMAGHLGLRSPDGPLFAHSAPSRDAGAQLDYLAQQGFAGAFDIYLKVRADAERAAISAKLAEHGLEMGTFNNDLAHWDKPLWSRNDADAQALIRASIESSIATVAQMGSGAAVCVTGLDAAYEKPAQIAAMIANLRRIAPLAEDAGLTLMIEPVAPQWIPGLLIDSMADGAAIVRAVDSPAVRLLFDVGHCAMMGDDVVQSLDAHWDLIGGIQIADVPGRVEPRAGVIDWVPVLGRLIDRGFDGLVEVELLTKEDSAQGEANLLASLRAIDNELKERPI; translated from the coding sequence ATGGTACAGCCCATTATTCACAGCTTGCGCATGGCAGGGCATCTGGGGCTGCGCAGCCCCGATGGGCCGCTGTTCGCGCACAGCGCCCCTTCGCGCGATGCGGGGGCGCAACTGGATTATCTGGCGCAGCAGGGCTTTGCCGGGGCTTTCGACATCTATCTCAAGGTTCGTGCCGATGCGGAACGCGCCGCAATCTCCGCGAAGCTGGCCGAACATGGCCTCGAAATGGGCACGTTCAACAACGATCTGGCCCATTGGGACAAGCCGCTGTGGAGCCGGAACGACGCCGATGCGCAGGCGCTGATCCGGGCCAGCATTGAATCGAGCATTGCCACAGTGGCGCAGATGGGCAGCGGGGCGGCCGTCTGTGTCACGGGTTTGGATGCCGCATACGAAAAGCCCGCGCAGATTGCGGCCATGATCGCCAATTTGCGCCGCATCGCCCCGCTTGCGGAAGACGCGGGGCTGACTTTGATGATCGAACCGGTTGCCCCGCAATGGATTCCCGGCCTGCTGATCGACAGCATGGCCGATGGCGCGGCAATCGTACGCGCGGTGGATAGCCCGGCGGTGCGGCTGCTGTTCGACGTCGGCCATTGCGCGATGATGGGCGATGACGTGGTCCAGTCGCTTGATGCCCATTGGGATCTGATTGGCGGTATCCAGATTGCGGATGTGCCGGGGCGGGTGGAACCGCGTGCGGGGGTGATCGACTGGGTGCCTGTTCTGGGCAGGTTGATCGACCGCGGCTTCGACGGGCTGGTCGAGGTGGAATTGCTGACCAAGGAAGACAGCGCGCAAGGCGAGGCCAATCTGCTGGCCAGTTTGCGCGCGATCGACAACGAATTGAAAGAGAGGCCGATATGA
- a CDS encoding alpha/beta fold hydrolase — MTITEQMIQTNGITMRIATAGEGMPVVFCHGFPGLWYSWRNQMEPVAQAGFKAVAVDQRGYGRSDRPVDPIEYDADKVMDDMIGLLDALGAEKAVFVGHDFGAQQVCNLAVRHPDRVAGVVIMACPYDFDLAGRAGQGSKATAEQRGMEWGGGMRPTEAFALAAERHFLHLHYFQDIGAPERELGARPADILTRLFWALSGGGNYKDYVNHPSEGTGYLDVLSEAPPLPWSWMSEADMQYYIDEFTSVEPARAFIGGLNSYRMADRNWELGEPWADANIEVPALFISGADDIVLKMIAPDALDIMKQRVPDLRGIALIEGAGHFVQMEKPEETTRALLDFLATL, encoded by the coding sequence ATGACGATAACCGAACAGATGATCCAGACCAACGGCATTACCATGCGTATTGCCACTGCCGGGGAAGGCATGCCGGTGGTCTTTTGTCATGGTTTCCCGGGCCTGTGGTACAGCTGGCGCAACCAGATGGAACCTGTGGCGCAGGCGGGTTTCAAGGCCGTGGCGGTGGACCAGCGCGGCTATGGCCGCAGCGATCGTCCGGTCGATCCGATCGAATACGACGCAGACAAGGTCATGGACGATATGATCGGTCTGTTGGACGCACTGGGTGCGGAAAAGGCGGTGTTCGTCGGCCACGATTTCGGCGCGCAGCAGGTTTGCAACCTTGCCGTGCGGCACCCGGATCGCGTGGCGGGCGTGGTGATCATGGCCTGTCCTTATGACTTCGATCTGGCCGGGCGCGCCGGGCAGGGCAGCAAGGCCACTGCGGAACAGCGCGGCATGGAATGGGGCGGCGGCATGCGCCCGACCGAGGCCTTCGCCCTCGCTGCGGAAAGGCATTTCCTGCACTTGCACTATTTCCAGGACATTGGTGCGCCGGAACGTGAACTGGGCGCCCGCCCGGCCGATATCCTGACGCGGCTGTTCTGGGCGCTGAGCGGCGGCGGCAATTACAAGGATTACGTCAATCATCCGTCCGAAGGGACCGGGTATCTCGATGTGCTCAGCGAAGCGCCGCCGCTGCCGTGGTCGTGGATGAGCGAAGCCGACATGCAGTACTACATCGATGAATTCACCAGCGTCGAACCGGCACGGGCGTTTATCGGCGGGCTCAATTCCTATCGTATGGCGGATCGCAACTGGGAACTGGGTGAACCCTGGGCGGATGCCAATATCGAAGTCCCGGCCCTGTTCATTTCCGGCGCGGACGATATCGTTTTGAAGATGATCGCGCCCGATGCGCTCGACATCATGAAACAGCGCGTGCCCGATCTTCGCGGCATCGCCCTGATCGAGGGGGCGGGCCATTTCGTGCAGATGGAAAAGCCGGAAGAAACCACGCGGGCTCTGCTCGATTTCCTTGCGACGCTTTGA
- a CDS encoding TetR/AcrR family transcriptional regulator has product MTANNAEKRAKAAETTPAATAPVEGNAKTRIFLAAESLVAEQGFEAVSSRDITARAGVNLGAINYHYRSKHELLLEIFRTRAGELNSERQAMLRDALADAPPNAPPNANAILRALIEPPTLWSSDERRTALTYLNRARREGPAEVREIIRTDVRHLRRFAEALENALPHLDRDDILWRLHFTLGVLHHNSAADYERLALLSDGRCGPDDREALLNRLTAYITAGFGV; this is encoded by the coding sequence ATGACTGCAAACAATGCCGAAAAGCGCGCCAAAGCGGCGGAAACCACCCCTGCCGCCACCGCGCCCGTCGAAGGCAATGCCAAAACACGAATTTTTCTGGCGGCGGAATCACTGGTGGCTGAACAGGGGTTCGAAGCGGTGTCATCGCGCGACATCACCGCGCGCGCCGGGGTCAATCTGGGGGCGATCAATTATCATTACCGGTCCAAGCACGAATTGCTGCTGGAGATTTTCCGGACGCGGGCAGGCGAACTCAACAGCGAACGGCAGGCTATGCTACGCGATGCCCTGGCCGATGCCCCGCCCAATGCCCCACCCAATGCCAACGCGATCCTGCGCGCGTTGATCGAACCGCCGACATTATGGAGCAGCGACGAACGCCGCACTGCGCTCACCTATCTGAACCGCGCCCGCCGCGAAGGCCCCGCCGAAGTGCGTGAGATCATTCGCACCGACGTGCGCCATTTGCGCCGGTTTGCCGAGGCGCTGGAAAATGCGCTGCCGCATCTCGATCGCGATGACATCCTGTGGCGCCTGCATTTCACGCTGGGGGTGCTGCACCACAACAGCGCGGCGGATTACGAGCGTCTGGCGCTGCTGTCGGACGGCCGCTGCGGGCCTGACGATCGCGAAGCCCTGCTAAACCGCCTGACGGCCTACATCACAGCCGGGTTTGGTGTGTAA
- a CDS encoding NADPH:quinone oxidoreductase family protein — protein sequence MKAVICREFAPVEELEIGAFDAPEVAPGKVLIDVEAAGVNFPDGLMVQGKYQTKPPVPFVPGSELGGTVRAVGEGVTGLAVGDRVVAFSGTGGFAQQALVPAPQVFPLPDAADAVVASGMLITYGTSYHALKDRAQLKPGETLLVLGAAGGVGLAAVELGALMGARVIAAASTEEKLALARTYGAAETINYATEDFRERIKELTGGKGVDVVYDPVGGDLTVPAIKSLAWYGRLLVVGFAAGQIPQIPANLLLLKSASAVGVLWGNSLRADPVHHAGNIAQLLEWLAAGRIKPEVDTVFPLDQAVKAINHVMERRAQGKVILTMAAEGESK from the coding sequence ATGAAAGCTGTAATCTGCCGGGAATTCGCCCCCGTCGAAGAACTGGAAATCGGTGCGTTCGATGCGCCCGAAGTGGCGCCGGGCAAGGTGCTGATCGATGTGGAAGCCGCCGGGGTGAACTTCCCCGATGGCCTGATGGTGCAGGGCAAATACCAGACCAAGCCGCCGGTGCCGTTCGTGCCGGGCAGCGAACTGGGCGGAACGGTGCGTGCCGTGGGCGAAGGCGTGACCGGCTTGGCCGTGGGCGATCGGGTCGTGGCATTCAGCGGGACGGGTGGCTTCGCGCAGCAGGCGCTGGTTCCCGCGCCGCAGGTCTTCCCCTTGCCCGATGCGGCGGATGCGGTGGTCGCATCCGGGATGCTGATTACCTATGGCACCTCGTACCACGCGCTGAAGGATCGCGCGCAGCTCAAACCCGGCGAAACGCTGCTGGTGCTGGGCGCGGCGGGCGGCGTCGGGCTGGCCGCGGTGGAACTGGGCGCACTGATGGGTGCGCGAGTGATCGCGGCGGCATCGACGGAGGAAAAGCTGGCGCTGGCCCGCACGTATGGCGCGGCCGAAACGATCAATTATGCCACCGAGGATTTCCGCGAGCGGATCAAGGAACTGACCGGCGGCAAGGGCGTGGACGTGGTTTACGATCCGGTCGGCGGCGATCTGACAGTGCCCGCGATCAAGTCGCTGGCCTGGTATGGTCGCCTGCTGGTGGTAGGGTTTGCCGCTGGGCAGATTCCGCAAATCCCCGCCAACTTGCTGCTGCTGAAAAGCGCGTCGGCCGTGGGCGTGCTGTGGGGCAATTCCCTGCGTGCCGATCCGGTGCATCACGCGGGCAATATCGCCCAGCTGCTGGAATGGCTGGCAGCGGGCAGGATCAAGCCTGAAGTCGATACGGTTTTCCCGCTGGATCAGGCGGTCAAAGCAATCAATCACGTTATGGAACGGCGCGCGCAGGGCAAAGTGATCCTGACCATGGCCGCCGAAGGAGAAAGCAAATGA
- a CDS encoding 3-hydroxyacyl-CoA dehydrogenase NAD-binding domain-containing protein produces the protein MNAMVTFTKQGPIAEALVDNPPVNATSAGVRQGLVDAVRQFEADPELKVLILRCAGRTFIAGADIKEFGKPMVGPNLTEAIAMLDGASKPVIAAVHGTVLGGGFEVALACHYRIADPATRFGFPEVKLGLLPGAGGTQRTPRLAGLATTIELVTTGKQINAKKALESGLIDRIAEGDLAAAAHAYATELAAAGTGPRSAGDLPMPEDDAALFADARKSLARSMRGQTAPLLALEAIRLGYDYPFAEALEREYAMCKEAIAGPQSKALRHVFAAEREVARIPDLPADVTAREVKSVGVIGLGVMGRGIVMAIAAAGIPVVAVGLDDEHVAKAMGAIEKMWGSTVKKGRMSQEQLDRQLALITRSTNVADLGSVDLVIEAVTEDLATKEKVFAELGKATRPGTILASNTSFLNIEKLADASGRAEDVCGMHFFNPANVMRLLENVRAERTDPAVVATIMDFGKRIGKLSVLSGVCDGFIVNRMLSKRSREGFFLVEEGAAPSVVDKAVSGFGFPMGPFALGDLAGLDVQAAARKSRAASASPRELRADFVEQMVAQGNLGQKTGSGWYTYDENRKASHNPATDAMIAAHAEKHGLSLREIGEQETIERLVYAMVNEGAKILSEGVAARPQDIDVAMINGLGFPAYTGGPLFWADQIGLDKVLARIEEFREQHGDAYWTPAPLLVERAKAGQGFYA, from the coding sequence ATGAACGCGATGGTGACTTTCACCAAGCAGGGCCCGATTGCCGAGGCTCTGGTCGACAACCCACCCGTCAACGCGACCTCCGCCGGTGTGCGGCAAGGGCTGGTCGATGCGGTGCGCCAGTTCGAAGCCGATCCGGAACTCAAGGTTCTGATCCTGCGCTGCGCCGGTCGCACGTTCATCGCCGGGGCGGATATCAAGGAATTCGGCAAGCCGATGGTTGGCCCGAACCTGACCGAAGCGATCGCCATGTTGGACGGGGCGTCCAAGCCTGTGATCGCGGCCGTCCACGGCACGGTGCTGGGCGGCGGGTTTGAAGTGGCGCTGGCGTGCCATTACCGCATCGCCGATCCGGCCACGCGTTTCGGCTTCCCCGAAGTGAAGCTCGGCCTCTTGCCGGGTGCGGGCGGTACACAGCGTACGCCGCGTCTGGCGGGCCTTGCCACAACGATCGAACTGGTCACCACGGGCAAGCAGATCAACGCGAAAAAGGCGCTGGAATCCGGGCTGATCGACCGCATTGCCGAAGGCGATCTCGCCGCAGCGGCGCATGCCTATGCCACCGAACTCGCTGCCGCCGGCACCGGGCCGCGCAGCGCGGGTGACCTGCCGATGCCGGAAGATGACGCGGCGCTGTTCGCCGATGCGCGCAAGAGCCTGGCCCGGTCGATGCGCGGCCAGACCGCGCCGTTGCTGGCGCTCGAAGCGATCCGTTTGGGCTACGACTATCCCTTCGCCGAAGCGCTCGAACGGGAATATGCGATGTGCAAGGAAGCGATCGCCGGGCCGCAATCGAAGGCGCTGCGCCATGTCTTTGCCGCTGAACGCGAAGTGGCGCGCATTCCGGACTTGCCCGCCGATGTCACCGCGCGCGAGGTGAAGTCGGTTGGCGTCATCGGCCTTGGCGTCATGGGCCGGGGCATTGTCATGGCGATTGCCGCCGCAGGTATCCCGGTTGTGGCCGTTGGTCTGGATGACGAGCATGTCGCCAAGGCCATGGGTGCGATTGAAAAGATGTGGGGCTCCACGGTCAAGAAGGGCCGGATGAGCCAGGAACAGCTGGATCGCCAGCTCGCCCTGATCACGCGCAGCACCAACGTGGCAGACCTTGGCTCGGTCGATCTGGTGATCGAAGCGGTGACCGAAGACCTTGCCACCAAGGAAAAGGTCTTCGCCGAACTGGGCAAGGCAACACGCCCCGGCACGATCCTTGCCAGCAACACCTCGTTCCTCAATATCGAAAAGCTGGCTGATGCATCGGGCCGCGCGGAAGATGTCTGCGGGATGCACTTCTTCAACCCGGCCAATGTCATGCGCCTGCTCGAAAACGTGCGGGCGGAACGCACCGATCCGGCTGTGGTCGCCACGATCATGGATTTCGGCAAGCGTATCGGCAAGCTTTCGGTCCTTTCGGGTGTGTGCGACGGTTTCATCGTCAACCGCATGCTGTCCAAGCGTTCGCGCGAAGGCTTCTTCCTGGTCGAGGAAGGCGCTGCCCCTTCGGTGGTGGACAAGGCCGTATCGGGTTTCGGCTTCCCCATGGGGCCGTTCGCTCTGGGCGATCTGGCGGGCCTTGACGTGCAGGCCGCTGCGCGCAAATCGCGTGCTGCCAGCGCAAGCCCGCGTGAACTGCGTGCCGATTTCGTCGAACAGATGGTGGCGCAGGGTAACCTCGGCCAGAAGACCGGTTCCGGCTGGTACACTTATGACGAAAATCGCAAGGCCAGCCACAACCCGGCCACCGACGCAATGATCGCGGCCCATGCCGAAAAGCATGGTCTGAGCTTGCGCGAAATTGGCGAACAGGAAACGATCGAACGCCTCGTTTATGCCATGGTCAATGAAGGCGCGAAAATCCTGAGCGAAGGCGTTGCTGCCCGTCCGCAGGATATCGACGTGGCGATGATCAATGGCCTTGGCTTCCCGGCTTACACCGGCGGCCCGCTGTTCTGGGCCGACCAGATCGGTCTCGACAAGGTTCTCGCCCGGATCGAGGAATTCCGAGAGCAGCATGGCGATGCCTACTGGACGCCCGCACCGCTGCTGGTGGAACGCGCCAAGGCGGGACAGGGGTTCTACGCATGA
- a CDS encoding acyl-CoA dehydrogenase family protein: MGFEHNEKTADLLARLRAFMAEHIYPNEKLYYQQKTEGDRWAHIPLVDELKAKAKAAGLWNLFLPESRHGAGLTNLEYAPLCEEMGRVHFSPQVFNCQAPDTGNMETLERFGTEEHKARWLEPMLDGKMRSSFVMTEPAVASSDATNIQSSIVRDGDEYVINGRKWWISGIGERDCQILIFMGKTDPTAEKHKQQSMILIPRDTPGITVVRPMTLFGYDDAPHGHMEMIFENVRVPASNLLLGEGRGFEIAQARLGPGRIHHCMRQIGMAERALEAMCRRVKERVAFGKPLAEQGVIVERIANSRIMIDQARLLTLHAAHKMDTVGNKAAKAEIGMIKVAAPNMACQVIDWAIQAHGAAGLSQDFFLAEYYAHARKIRFADGPDEVHRHQIGRSELAKYS; the protein is encoded by the coding sequence ATCGGGTTCGAGCATAACGAAAAGACCGCTGACCTGCTGGCGCGCCTGCGCGCCTTCATGGCGGAACACATCTACCCCAACGAAAAGCTCTATTATCAGCAGAAAACCGAAGGCGATCGCTGGGCGCACATTCCGCTGGTTGACGAGCTGAAGGCCAAGGCCAAGGCTGCCGGACTGTGGAACCTGTTCCTGCCCGAAAGCCGCCATGGGGCAGGGCTGACCAATCTGGAATACGCGCCGCTGTGCGAGGAAATGGGCCGTGTCCATTTCTCGCCGCAAGTGTTCAACTGTCAGGCACCTGACACCGGCAACATGGAAACGCTGGAGCGTTTCGGCACCGAAGAGCACAAGGCGCGCTGGCTCGAGCCGATGCTCGACGGCAAAATGCGGTCGTCCTTCGTGATGACCGAACCGGCGGTGGCCTCGTCCGATGCGACGAACATCCAGAGTTCGATCGTGCGCGATGGCGATGAATACGTCATCAACGGGCGCAAGTGGTGGATTTCGGGGATTGGCGAGCGCGATTGCCAGATTCTGATCTTCATGGGCAAGACCGATCCGACCGCCGAAAAGCACAAGCAGCAGTCGATGATCCTGATCCCGCGCGATACGCCGGGGATCACCGTGGTCCGCCCGATGACGCTGTTTGGCTATGACGATGCGCCGCATGGCCATATGGAAATGATCTTCGAAAACGTCCGTGTCCCGGCATCGAACCTGCTGCTGGGCGAAGGGCGCGGGTTCGAAATCGCGCAGGCCCGCCTTGGGCCGGGCCGCATTCACCACTGCATGCGCCAGATTGGCATGGCCGAACGCGCGCTGGAGGCGATGTGCCGCCGGGTGAAAGAACGCGTCGCCTTTGGCAAGCCGCTGGCCGAACAGGGCGTGATTGTCGAACGCATCGCCAATTCGCGCATCATGATCGATCAGGCGCGCCTGCTGACGCTGCACGCCGCGCACAAGATGGACACGGTGGGCAACAAGGCGGCCAAGGCCGAAATCGGCATGATCAAGGTGGCAGCGCCGAATATGGCCTGTCAGGTGATCGACTGGGCCATCCAGGCGCATGGTGCGGCGGGCCTCAGCCAGGACTTCTTCCTTGCCGAATACTATGCCCATGCGCGCAAGATCCGCTTTGCGGACGGCCCTGACGAAGTGCACCGTCACCAGATCGGCCGCTCTGAACTCGCGAAGTATAGCTGA
- a CDS encoding phosphotransferase family protein, translating into MADRFKLDLTRLDPWLRERFPDLTGAITAEKFAGGQSNPTYAILVDGTARMVLRKKPPGVLLPSAHAVEREYKVTAALADTDVPVARPLALCEDPDIVGTSFFVMEHASGRNFWDARLPDMQPAQRGAIYDAMITVLARLHAVDPVAVGLADFGKPGNYFARQVGRWTKQYRATETQTIEAMDQLIAWLPANDPGLEESRVVHGDYRNDNLIFHPDRPEVIAVLDWELSTLGHPLADLAQHVMAWRIDAANFRGLSDSDLPALGIPTEQAYLARYQQQAGSGPIDPAHWRYALAFAMFRNAGIRQGVYKRALEGNASSEAAALHGAKAAQIAALGWRIAQGEDDAHM; encoded by the coding sequence ATGGCAGATCGCTTCAAACTGGACCTCACGCGGCTGGACCCCTGGCTGCGTGAGCGTTTTCCCGATCTTACGGGCGCGATCACGGCGGAAAAGTTCGCAGGCGGGCAATCGAACCCGACCTATGCGATCCTTGTCGATGGCACGGCGCGCATGGTCCTGCGCAAGAAGCCGCCCGGTGTCCTGCTGCCCTCGGCCCATGCGGTAGAGCGCGAGTATAAAGTCACGGCGGCGCTGGCGGACACCGATGTGCCCGTCGCCCGTCCGCTGGCGCTGTGCGAAGACCCGGACATCGTTGGCACGTCGTTTTTCGTGATGGAACACGCCTCGGGCCGCAATTTCTGGGATGCGCGTTTGCCCGACATGCAACCTGCGCAGCGCGGTGCGATCTACGATGCGATGATCACGGTGCTCGCGCGCCTGCACGCGGTCGATCCGGTGGCGGTCGGCCTCGCTGATTTCGGCAAGCCCGGCAATTATTTCGCGCGGCAGGTGGGGCGCTGGACCAAGCAATACCGCGCCACCGAAACGCAGACGATCGAGGCGATGGACCAGTTGATCGCATGGCTGCCCGCCAACGATCCCGGGCTGGAGGAAAGCCGCGTCGTTCATGGCGATTATCGCAATGACAACCTGATCTTTCATCCCGATCGGCCCGAAGTCATCGCTGTGCTCGACTGGGAATTGTCGACACTGGGCCATCCCCTGGCCGACCTTGCCCAGCACGTCATGGCGTGGCGGATCGATGCCGCGAATTTCCGGGGCTTGTCGGATTCCGATCTGCCCGCGCTCGGCATTCCGACGGAGCAGGCCTACCTTGCCCGCTATCAGCAACAGGCGGGCAGTGGACCGATCGATCCGGCGCACTGGCGCTATGCGCTGGCCTTCGCGATGTTCCGCAATGCGGGCATCCGTCAGGGCGTTTACAAGCGTGCGCTGGAAGGCAATGCCTCAAGCGAGGCCGCGGCGCTGCATGGCGCAAAGGCTGCGCAGATTGCGGCGCTTGGCTGGCGCATCGCCCAAGGCGAAGATGACGCGCACATGTGA